CTGTCGGAAGGTTGCGCAGCGGAAGTGCGCGAGCGCGCCCAGCAGCGCGGACAACGGGGACGAAGAAGCCGCGACGGGGCAGCTGGGGGACAATTCCAATCCTCGGCCAAGATCGATCGCACGATCTTCTACGGTCAGCACCAGCGCCAGCAGATCGACGTCTACGAACCCGACGATGCGGTGGACGAACTGCCAATGATCATCTTCATCCACGGCGGCGGCTGGTCGTTCGGCAATCACAAGACCACGGTCCAGAACAAGCCCAATCACTTCAATGGCAATGGCTACTATTTCGCCTCGACCGGTTACCGCCTCCTGCCCGACGCGCCCGTGGAGCAGCAAGCACAGGATATCGGCGCGGCGATCCGGGCACTGCGCGGGCAGGCATCGGCAATCGGCTTCGATCCCGACCGGATCGTGCTGATGGGCCACAGCGCGGGCGCGCATCTGGCAGCGCTGGTTGCGACCGATCCGCAATATGCGGGTGATGCGTTCGCAGCGATCAAGGGCGTCGTGTTGCTCGACGGCGCTGGCTACGATGTCACCGCCATTATGGCCGATCCCGCCCCGCAGGCGGCGCAGATCTATCGAACGGCATTCGGCAACGATCCGGCGCGTCAGGCAGCGCTGTCCCCGGTGACACACGTCGGCGGTCGCGATGCGCCCAACTGGCTGGCGCTCTATGTGGAAGAGCGAGACCGCGCGAAAGTTCAGGCGGAGATGCTGGTCGCCGGATTGCAGGCCGCAGGGGCGAATGCCGAGGCTGTGGCAATCGCGGGCACCGATCATGGGCGCATGAACCGCGAACTCGGCACCGAGGACGGCGCGGAACAAACGTCGGCCGTGGGTCGTTTTCTCGCTTCGACGTTCGACGGTTAGGTCGATCGCGCGACCGCGAAGTCAGAACTCCGCGTCGCCGGGCCAGACGAGGCCTTGCCTTACCGACCACACATCGTCGTCCTGCGCCAGCCAGAGCGTCAACCGGCAATCGCCATCGACCCAGGTTTCCTCGCGGATCGTTCGGCCTGCGTCCTTCTCCTGCGAGAAGACGTTGAGCAGGCCAATGCGAAACTCCGTCGCGCCTTCGCCCAGAAGGAATTGCTCGGTCGAGGACGGCTCTCCAAGCATATCGTGCGCCTCCTGCTGCGACTTGCCGTTATAGTCGGCGGTTTGAGCCAGGGTGTCGCACCCGTTCGATTTCCACTGCGCCATGGAATACTCCTCGCTTCCCAGGCCGGACCCTGCCGACGCGCTTGATTTGTCCGAAGGTGTTCCGCTTGTACCCGACGTCTCTGCGATCGCATCGTCAGACTTGTTCGGCAGATTGGCGAGCGAAGCATTTCCGTCGCATCCCCACGTCATCACCAGCACGCCTGCTAAGACGAAGGCGAACGAACGTCTTGGTCCTGTTGCGATTTGTGGCGGAGCGATCATCGGATCACCGCCACCTGAAAGGTCGTGTTTGGGATCATCGTGTTCAGTTCCCCGATTATCGTATCGAAATGCCGGGTGCGCAACTCGCTTCCCTGATTCATCATGCTTCTGAAGTCGCTGTTGTGAGGCGAGGATGCGGGATACTCGTCACCGCGCCCCAGAACCGCCGTATTGCCTGCCGAATGCCCGAATTCATGAGCGACCGGATATTGCCGGTTGGTCGGTCGGCTGGTCGAAACCGTGCGCGGATTGATGTCGTTCGTATCGAGCGAGATCGTTCGCGCATTCCAGCGCACCGAGCTCGTTACCTGTGCACTGGGAGCAATCTTCTGCACGGTAACTGTCCAGTGCTGGTTGCTGGTCACCCAGCGGATGTCCCAGTTGACGACGTAGTTACCGGGCGTCCTTGCCACCTGCGACGTACCGCGCGCCCTCAGGAATGCCCGGCCACTCCAGTATTGCCAAACGAGGCGATCGGCGGCGTTGTGAAAATCCCGCCGTTCGGTTGCGGTCCATGCAGTCTGGCCGGGAGCGACAATCCAGTTGTAGAGCCAGCGTTGCTGGAGAAAGATGACCCGGTTCGTGGTGTCGATGTCGATCTCGCACCATGCGATGTCCCGCGTCACATGCCCCATTCACACCTCCGCCAGGAATTCGCTGCCCAATTCACACCAGTTGGATGCCTAGCAGGTCCTTGTTCCAATGAACACAGGGTATTGAACGTATTCGGAAGCGCTTGGAAAGTATTCGCAGGCTCTTCGCGCTGACCGGACAAATGCAGCAAGCCGGACTACAGGGGCGATAGATCGTTTCCGCGCAGGGCGTGCGTGCATCCGAGCGCATGCGGATCGTCGTCTTCGGCAAGCTGCGCCACGGTTCGCATCCCCTGCCCGCGCAGTTCCGCCGCAGCGACGGGATCATGCCCATAGGGCAGGAACACAGTCTGCACCGCTTCGGGCTCCGGTGCCACTTCGGCCAGCCGGTCGACGTACAGCGTGAAGCCGGTCGCGGCCTCGCCGGTGCCGCCTATTCGGTACGTGCCTCCGCGCCCCGCCGCGCCGCGCACTCCCTCGGCATAGAGCGTGAACCCGAACCAGCTCTGGTATTCGAAACCATAGCGTTCGGTCGGGTCGAGCGTCATCCGCGCCGCGTCGCCAACGCCCGCCGCGACCGCCTCGAGCCCGTCGAGCCGGGTCGCGAGCGCGCCGCCCGCATCGAGTTCGCGCAGCTTCGCCATCGCTTCGGCAAACGGGCCGGTAGCGTAGAGCAGCGGCAGGTACGCCGAGCCGCCGACCGCTTTCAGCCCGCCCGCATCCTTGGTGTCGAGTTCGCGGCGGATCTCTTCGATCGTATCGGCATCGAGCGACCGGTCCTGCGCCGCGATCGTGTCGACGAGGTCGGGCAAAGTGAAATCGACCGAAATCCCCGCCAGACCCGCCGCCTGCAGCGCTTCGATCGCAACCATTACGACCTCGCTCGCCGCCGCGACCGTGTCGGATCCGATCAGCTCACCCCCCAGTTGCAACCGCTCGCGCGCAGGATCGAGCTGGCTCGCCTTGATGACGACCGTGTCGCCGCAATAGGCCAGCCGCAACGGGCGCGCCGCGTCCTTCATGCTGGTCGTTGCGATCCGGCCGATCTGCGGGGTGATGTCGCTGCGCAGCGCCAGCGTGCGCAGGCTCGCCGGGTCGACGAAGCGGAACATCTGGTTGGTATGGATGCCCTCCATCCGGCTCGCGAGCGATCGCTCGAATTCGAGCAGCGGCGGACGCACGCGGTCGTAACCATGCGCGCCCAGCATATCGAGGCAGGCCCGCATGGCCGCGGTGATCCGCGCTGCCGCGCGCGGCAGAGCGTCTTCGAGTCCTTCGGGCAGGAGATCGGTGGGTTGGGTCATTGCCAGCGCGCTTAGCGCCCTATGTCTGCCGGGGAAAGCCCACCCCGCTGCGACCAGCCAGCAAGCTGGCAAATCTCGCTCCCCTCCCGCAAGCGTGAGGGGTTGGGGGTGGGCAATCCGGCGTCAGAACCCCAGCGCCATCGCCACCTTGACGCCTTCGACCTGTTCGACCTCGGCGATGGTTTCGGGCGTCAGCGCTTCGTCGAGGCTCAGCAGCAACACCGCCTCCCCGCCCGCGTCGCGGCGACCGAGGTTGAAGGTACCGATATTGATCCCGTGATCGCCCAGCAGCGTCCCGATCCGGCCGATGAAGCCCGGCTTGTCGTCGTTGACGACGTAGAGCATGTCGCCAGCCAGATCGGCCTCGATCCCGATGCCGAAAATCTCGACCAGTCGCGGGGCATGGTTGCCGAACAGCGTTCCGGCGACCGAACGCGGCCCTTGCGCGGTTTCCACGGTAACCCGGATCAGCGTGTTGAATGCGCCTTCGCGATCGTGGCGGATTTCGCTGACATCCAGCCCGCGTTCCTTCGCGAGATAGGGCGCGTTGACCATGTTCACGCTGTCGGAATAGCGCCGCATCAGCCCGGCGAGCACCGCCCCGGTGATCGGCTTGCCGTTGAGTTCGGCCGCCGCGCCTTCGCGCTCGATGCTGATCTTGGTCAAGTTGCCGTGCGCCAACTGGCCCACGAGACTGCCGAGCTTTTCGGCGAGCGCCATGTAGGGCTTGAGCTTGGGCGCTTCCTCGGCGCTGAGGCTTGGCATGTTGAGCGCGTTGGTGACCCCGCCGTTGACGAGGTAATCCGCCATCTGTTCGGCGACCTGCAGCGCGACATTGACCTGCGCTTCCGTGGTCGATGCGCCAAGGTGCGGTGTGCAGATGAAGTTGGGCGCGCCGAACAGCGGGTTGGCCTTGGCCGGTTCCTCGGCAAACACATCGAGCGCCGCGCCGGCGACCTGCCCGCTTTCGAGGCAATCCTTCAGCGCCGCCTCGTCGATCAGGCCGCCTCGGGCGCAATTGACGATGCGGATGCCGGGTTTCGCGTGTTCGAGCCGCTCGCGGCTGAGGATGTTGCGCGTATCGTCGGTCAGCGGGGTGTGCAGGCTGACGAAATCGGCGCGCGACAGCAGCGTATCGAGATCGACCTTCTCGATGCCGAGCTCGATCGCGCGGTCCTCGGTCAGGAACGGGTCGTAGGCGATGACCTTCATCTTGAGGCCCAGCGCGCGACTGGCGACGATCGAACCGATATTGCCCGCGCCGATCAGGCCCAGCGTCTTGCCGGTCACTTCGATGCCCATGAACGCGCTCTTGGGCCATTCGCCCGCCTGCGTCCGGGCGTTCGCCTCGGGCACCTGCCGGGCCAGCGCCATGATCATCGCGATCGCGTGTTCAGCGGTCGTGATCGAGTTGCCGAACGGGGTGTTCATCACCACCACACCCTTGCTGCTGGCATAGGGAATATCGACGTTGTCCACGCCGATCCCGGCGCGGCCGATCACCTTGAGATTGGTCGCCGCGTCGAGGATGTCGGGCGTCACCGTGGTCGAGCTGCGGATCGCAAGGCCTTCGTACTCGCCGATCACGGCCTTGAGCTCGTCGGGCGTCATGCCCGGCTTCACATCGACGTCGCAGCCGCGTTCTTCGAAGATACGCGCGGCGTTCTCGTCCATCTTGTCGGAGATGAGCACTTTGGGTTTGGTCATTGTTCGTGTCCTTTGCGAGCTCCTGCGCACGCAGGAGCCCAGAAACGGGAAAGGGAAAGCGGGCTTGGGCTCCTGCTTTCGCAGGAACTCACGGGCTGGAAATCAGCCGTTCTTGAGCGATTCGAACGCCCACTCGATCCACGGCAGCAGGCGTTGGATATCCTCCGCCTCGACCGTGCTGCCGCACCAGATGCGCAAGCTCGGCGGGGCGTCGCGATAGCCGTTGAAGTCGTAGCCGACCGCGCGCTCCTCGAGCATTTTCGCGATCTGCTTTGGCACGCCGGCCTGGTCCTCGGGGGAAAGGCTTTCGTACCAGTCGCCCTTGAACTTCATGCACACGCCGGTGTTGGTGCGCTTGGCCGGATCGGGGACCATGTTTTCGAGCCACGGGGTGGCTTCGATCCAGTCCTTGACGATCTTGGCGTTGGCATCGGCGCGTTCGAACAGCGCCTTGCGCCCGCCGATCGACTTCGCCCATTCGAGCGCGGCGATGTAATCCTCGGTCGCGAGCATCGATGGGGTGTTGATGGTCTCGCCCACGAAGATGCCCCGGTTGATCGTGTCGCCCTTCTTCAGCCGGAACAGCTTGGGCAGCGGCCAGGCCGGGTCGTAGCTTTCGATCCGCTCGACCGCCTTGGGCGACAGGATCAGCATGCCGTGCTGCGCCTCGCCGCCCATCACCTTCTGCCAGCTGTAGGTTGTGGCATCGAGCTTGGGCCAGTCCATTTCCTGCGCGAATACAGCGCTGGTCGCGTCGTTGAGCACCACGCCCTCGCGACCCGGCTCGAGCCAGTCGGTGTCCGGGATCATCGCGCCCGAAGTGGTGCCATTCCATGTGAACACCACATCGTTGCGCTGCGGAATGGTCGAAAGGTCGGGGATTTCGCCATAGTCGGCGGTGAGCGTCTGCAGGTTGGGTAGCTTGAGCTGCTTGACCGCATCCTGGATCCAGACATTGCCGAAGCTTTCCCACGCGGCGACCGTCGCCGGGCGCGCGGGATCGAGCATCGTCCACATCGCCGCCTCGATCGCGCCGGTATCCGATCCCGGCATGATGCCCACGAGGTAATCCTCGGGCACGCCGAGTAGCTCGCGCGACAGGTCGATCGCGTATTTCAGGCGCGCCTTCCCCGTCGCCGAGCGATGCGACCGCCCGAGTGCGGAAGTCTTCAGCTTGTCGAGAGACCAGCCCGGATATTTTACCGTGGGACCGGAAGAAAATTGAGGCCGCTCAGGCTTGAGCGGGGGCTCGTGCAGGAGCCCGCGGATATGGTCAGTCATGTATTCTCTCCTTGCAGAGAGCACGCGCGGCGTTGGGACCGCGTGGCCCGTCGGCGGCACTAAGGTTGCGCACGGCAGAGTCAATCTGAAATTGCAGGCCTGCGACAGATTGGCTGCGGGCAAGGATGAATTCCCGACCCTTCCGCTCTCGCATTCAATGCGCGACTGCCCTAAACGTGCCGCGAAATGCAGACGTCCGACCTTCGCATTGCCCTGTTCAGCGGCAACTACAACTACACCCGCGACGGGGCGAACCAGGCGCTCAACCGTCTGATGGGGTCGATGCTCGACCACGGTGCGGCGGTGCGGGTCTATTCGCCGACGGTCGAGAAACCCGATTTCGAACCGACCGGCGAACTGATCGGCGTGCCCAACATCGCGATGCCGGTAAAGGGGCGCGGCGAATATCGCCTGCCGACCGGGCTGGGCCGCAAGGCGCGGCGCGATCTCGAGAAATTCCGGCCCAACATCGTCCACCTGTCCTCGCCCGATCCGGCCAGCCACGCGGCGCTGCGCTGGGCGCAGGATAACGACATCCCGGTGCTCGCCTCGGTCCACACGCGGTTCGAAACCTATCCGCGCTATTACAAAATGGCGTTCCTCGAACCGCTGGTGATCCGGATCTTGCGGCGCTTCTACAATCGCTGCGATGCGCTCGTCGCGCCGTCGCAGAGCATGATCGACGAATTGCTGGCGACGAAGATGCACGACGATATCGCGCTGTGGTCGCGCGGCGTCGATCGCACCGTGTTCGCACCCGCGAAGCGCGACCTCGAATGGCGTCGTTCACTCGGTCTTGACGATGACGACGTGGCGATCGTCTTCCTCGGACGGCTGGTGATGGAAAAGGGGCTGGACGTGTTCGCCGAAACGATCGTCCAGCTGCGCAAGCGCCAGGTCCCGCACAAGGTGCTGGTGATCGGCGACGGACCGGCGCGCGGCTGGTTCGAAGAGGCGCTGCCGGGCGGTATCTTTGCCGGGTTCAAGACCGGGGCTAATCTGGGTCAGGCGCTCGCCAGCGGCGACGTGTTCTTCAATCCCTCGATAACCGAAACCTTCGGCAACGTGACGCTCGAAGCTATGGCCTGCGGTCTTCCGGTTGTCGCAGCGGGCGCGACGGGTGCCTCGAGTCTGGTCGACGACTGGGAGACCGGACGGCTGGTGCCTCCCAGCGATGCGGACGCGTTTGCCGAGGCGATCGCGCCGTACTGCACCAATCACGACCTGCGCGCGCGCCACGGTGCTGCGGGCGCAGCCAAGGCGGGCGAATACGACTGGGAAGCGATCAACCGGGTGGTCGCCGATACCTATGTCCGGCTGGTCGAGGAGCGTCAGGAGATCATCGCGACCGAGGAAGCGGAAAGCGCCGCCCCGGCCTGATCGCCTAGCGCAACACGCCCGCCGATTTCATCCGCATGGCGTACCATAGCAGGAAGAAGGTCGTCACCCAGATTGCGGCGGTCAACCCCGGCGCACTGAGGCTTTCGGGCAGGTCGACATGGACAAACTGGAAATATGTCGTCCCGATAAGACCGACGATCGCGACCCCAACGGAGACGATCGTCCAGCGCGATCGCAGCAGCAGCAGGATCGAGCCGACGAACGCACCCCAGACGCCGAGCGCCCAGAAGGTGTTGGCCCACACCGGATAACTGTCGAAAAAGGCGATTTGTTCGGGCGTCATGCCAAGTTGGTCCAGCATTCCGAGCCGTGTGGTCATGTAACTCACGATGCCGACGCTGTTCCACAGCAGCGTCAGCACGCCGACCACCCACAGGTGCCACGGCGTCTTGGTTGCGATTGCTTCGTTCATGGGTTCCCCTCCCCAACCGACGCGACCCGATCGATGGGGAGGGAACTTAAGCCCAAGCGGCGCGCACGGCAAACCGGTTAAGGACCAACCGCGAAAAGGTTTCGATCAAATCCTTTCAATCCGCTTGGCGACCTCGTCGATGATATCGACGATCTCGTCCATCACCGCCTTGTCGAGCGTGCCCGCCCGCGCGCGGTTCTTGAGCACATTGGCGAGGTTGCCCATGGCGCGGAACAGGTCGGGCGAGCGGACCTTTTCGGCGCGCTCGCCGTGCTCGTTGAGGCGATCCATCAGGGACTCGACCTCGCTGGCGCGCTCTTCCAGCTCGGCCTTGCCGTCCTTGGTCGCCTCGAACGGCTTCTTGCCGCTGTCGGCATCCTTGTCCTTGCCCTTACCTTTCGGTTTGGCAGGCGTGATCTTGCCTTCATCCTCGAGCAATTGCAGCGTCGGATACACGGCACCGGGACTCGGCGCATACTGGCCGCCGGTCATTTCCTCGATCGCCTTGATCAGTTCGTAGCCATGGCGCGGTTCCTCGGCGATCAGCGCGAGCAGCGCGAGCCGTAGCTCACCCTGACCGAACATCCGTCCGCGACGACGCCTGCGGCCCGATCCGCCGGGGCCGCCACCCCAATCGCCGCTCCAGTCGCCCCAATCGGCGTTCCATTTACCGCCAGCGGCCATCATCGCCATCAGCGGCCCGTACATCTGCCAGGCATTGCCACGGCGGTATCTGCGTCCTTTTTGCCAGGTCATCTCGATCTCCATCGGCATCTTCGATAGAACAAAGATATATCGTAGATGTTTCGATGCAAGGGTTGAATGGCTTTTTCTGACAAGCGGCCTATTTCTGCCGACGAATGGCCGACCTGTTCCAAAACGATGCCCCGTCGCCTGCGCGCGGCGATGCCCCGCGCGACGACGCACCGCTCGCCGATCGCCTGCGCCCGCGCTCGCTCGGCGAGGTCATCGGACAGGACCACCTGACCGGACGCGAAGGCGCGATCGGGCGGATGGTCAGCGCGGGCAAGCTATCGAGCATGATCCTGTGGGGACCGCCCGGCACGGGGAAGACCAGCATCGCTCGCCTGCTCGCCGATGCGGTGGGGATGCGGTTCGTGTCGATCAGCGCAGTGTTTTCGGGCGTGGCGGACCTCAAGAAGGCCTTTGCCGAGGCAGACAAGATGGCCGAGGCAGGCAAGCGCACGCTGTTGTTCGTGGACGAGATCCACCGCTTCAACCGCGCGCAGCAGGACGGTTTCCTGCCCTTTGTCGAGCGCGGGACGGTGACGCTGGTGGGCGCGACGACCGAGAACCCCAGCTTCGCGCTCAACGCCGCGCTGCTCAGCCGCGCTCAGGTGCTGATCCTCGAACGGCTCGACCATGCCGCGCTCGAAGCGCTGCTGGCGCGCGCGGAAGAGCTCGAAGGCCCCCTGCCCCTTGACGACGAGGCTCGCGCCGCGCTGATCGCCAGCGCCGACGGCGATGGGCGTTTCCTGCTGGGTCAGGCCGAGACGCTTTACAATGCGAAGCTCACCGAGCCGCTCGATCCGGCGGGCCTCGGCCAGTTCCTCCAGCGCCGCGTCGCGGTCTACGACAAGGATCGCGACGGGCACTATAACCTCATCAGCGCACTGCATAAGTCGCTGCGTGGATCGGACCCGCAAGCCTCGCTGTACTACTTGGCGCGAATGCTGACCGCAGGCGAAGAGCCGCTCTACGTCCTGCGCCGCCTGGTGCGCTTCGCCAGCGAGGATATCGGCCTCGCCGACCCGCAGGCGCTGACCCAGTGCCTCGCGGCGAAAGACGCCTATGAATTCCTCGGCAGCCCCGAAGGCGAACTCGCGATCGTCCAGGCCTGCCTCTACTGCGCCACCGCGCCCAAATCGAACGCCGCCTATGCCGCGCAGAAAGGCGCGTTCCGATCGGCGAAGGAAACCGGCAGCCTGATGCCGCCCGCCAACATCCTCAACGCGCCGACCAAGCTGATGAAAGATATTGGCTACGGCGAAGGCTATGCCTACGATCACGACCGCGAAGACGGCTTTTCCGGCGACAATTACTGGCCGGAGGGGATGGAGCCGCAACGATATTACGAACCGGTCGAACGTGGGTTCGAGCGC
The Erythrobacter sp. JK5 DNA segment above includes these coding regions:
- a CDS encoding alpha/beta hydrolase, which gives rise to MNRLATALVAGLATMLIAAPILAQRSDRPSRECVREIVQLCGRDRSKIRSCLQEKASQLSEGCAAEVRERAQQRGQRGRRSRDGAAGGQFQSSAKIDRTIFYGQHQRQQIDVYEPDDAVDELPMIIFIHGGGWSFGNHKTTVQNKPNHFNGNGYYFASTGYRLLPDAPVEQQAQDIGAAIRALRGQASAIGFDPDRIVLMGHSAGAHLAALVATDPQYAGDAFAAIKGVVLLDGAGYDVTAIMADPAPQAAQIYRTAFGNDPARQAALSPVTHVGGRDAPNWLALYVEERDRAKVQAEMLVAGLQAAGANAEAVAIAGTDHGRMNRELGTEDGAEQTSAVGRFLASTFDG
- a CDS encoding ATP phosphoribosyltransferase regulatory subunit, encoding MTQPTDLLPEGLEDALPRAAARITAAMRACLDMLGAHGYDRVRPPLLEFERSLASRMEGIHTNQMFRFVDPASLRTLALRSDITPQIGRIATTSMKDAARPLRLAYCGDTVVIKASQLDPARERLQLGGELIGSDTVAAASEVVMVAIEALQAAGLAGISVDFTLPDLVDTIAAQDRSLDADTIEEIRRELDTKDAGGLKAVGGSAYLPLLYATGPFAEAMAKLRELDAGGALATRLDGLEAVAAGVGDAARMTLDPTERYGFEYQSWFGFTLYAEGVRGAAGRGGTYRIGGTGEAATGFTLYVDRLAEVAPEPEAVQTVFLPYGHDPVAAAELRGQGMRTVAQLAEDDDPHALGCTHALRGNDLSPL
- the serA gene encoding phosphoglycerate dehydrogenase → MTKPKVLISDKMDENAARIFEERGCDVDVKPGMTPDELKAVIGEYEGLAIRSSTTVTPDILDAATNLKVIGRAGIGVDNVDIPYASSKGVVVMNTPFGNSITTAEHAIAMIMALARQVPEANARTQAGEWPKSAFMGIEVTGKTLGLIGAGNIGSIVASRALGLKMKVIAYDPFLTEDRAIELGIEKVDLDTLLSRADFVSLHTPLTDDTRNILSRERLEHAKPGIRIVNCARGGLIDEAALKDCLESGQVAGAALDVFAEEPAKANPLFGAPNFICTPHLGASTTEAQVNVALQVAEQMADYLVNGGVTNALNMPSLSAEEAPKLKPYMALAEKLGSLVGQLAHGNLTKISIEREGAAAELNGKPITGAVLAGLMRRYSDSVNMVNAPYLAKERGLDVSEIRHDREGAFNTLIRVTVETAQGPRSVAGTLFGNHAPRLVEIFGIGIEADLAGDMLYVVNDDKPGFIGRIGTLLGDHGINIGTFNLGRRDAGGEAVLLLSLDEALTPETIAEVEQVEGVKVAMALGF
- a CDS encoding phosphoserine transaminase; its protein translation is MTDHIRGLLHEPPLKPERPQFSSGPTVKYPGWSLDKLKTSALGRSHRSATGKARLKYAIDLSRELLGVPEDYLVGIMPGSDTGAIEAAMWTMLDPARPATVAAWESFGNVWIQDAVKQLKLPNLQTLTADYGEIPDLSTIPQRNDVVFTWNGTTSGAMIPDTDWLEPGREGVVLNDATSAVFAQEMDWPKLDATTYSWQKVMGGEAQHGMLILSPKAVERIESYDPAWPLPKLFRLKKGDTINRGIFVGETINTPSMLATEDYIAALEWAKSIGGRKALFERADANAKIVKDWIEATPWLENMVPDPAKRTNTGVCMKFKGDWYESLSPEDQAGVPKQIAKMLEERAVGYDFNGYRDAPPSLRIWCGSTVEAEDIQRLLPWIEWAFESLKNG
- a CDS encoding glycosyltransferase family 1 protein — protein: MQTSDLRIALFSGNYNYTRDGANQALNRLMGSMLDHGAAVRVYSPTVEKPDFEPTGELIGVPNIAMPVKGRGEYRLPTGLGRKARRDLEKFRPNIVHLSSPDPASHAALRWAQDNDIPVLASVHTRFETYPRYYKMAFLEPLVIRILRRFYNRCDALVAPSQSMIDELLATKMHDDIALWSRGVDRTVFAPAKRDLEWRRSLGLDDDDVAIVFLGRLVMEKGLDVFAETIVQLRKRQVPHKVLVIGDGPARGWFEEALPGGIFAGFKTGANLGQALASGDVFFNPSITETFGNVTLEAMACGLPVVAAGATGASSLVDDWETGRLVPPSDADAFAEAIAPYCTNHDLRARHGAAGAAKAGEYDWEAINRVVADTYVRLVEERQEIIATEEAESAAPA
- a CDS encoding PadR family transcriptional regulator, producing the protein MTWQKGRRYRRGNAWQMYGPLMAMMAAGGKWNADWGDWSGDWGGGPGGSGRRRRRGRMFGQGELRLALLALIAEEPRHGYELIKAIEEMTGGQYAPSPGAVYPTLQLLEDEGKITPAKPKGKGKDKDADSGKKPFEATKDGKAELEERASEVESLMDRLNEHGERAEKVRSPDLFRAMGNLANVLKNRARAGTLDKAVMDEIVDIIDEVAKRIERI
- a CDS encoding replication-associated recombination protein A — encoded protein: MADLFQNDAPSPARGDAPRDDAPLADRLRPRSLGEVIGQDHLTGREGAIGRMVSAGKLSSMILWGPPGTGKTSIARLLADAVGMRFVSISAVFSGVADLKKAFAEADKMAEAGKRTLLFVDEIHRFNRAQQDGFLPFVERGTVTLVGATTENPSFALNAALLSRAQVLILERLDHAALEALLARAEELEGPLPLDDEARAALIASADGDGRFLLGQAETLYNAKLTEPLDPAGLGQFLQRRVAVYDKDRDGHYNLISALHKSLRGSDPQASLYYLARMLTAGEEPLYVLRRLVRFASEDIGLADPQALTQCLAAKDAYEFLGSPEGELAIVQACLYCATAPKSNAAYAAQKGAFRSAKETGSLMPPANILNAPTKLMKDIGYGEGYAYDHDREDGFSGDNYWPEGMEPQRYYEPVERGFERKVRERMEWWQRKRSELHGQS